One genomic region from Athalia rosae chromosome 3, iyAthRosa1.1, whole genome shotgun sequence encodes:
- the LOC105686392 gene encoding growth hormone-inducible transmembrane protein-like yields the protein MMLARVCRASLAPNINGLLKAPVASKSFAPKFETVRLFASDGRTSFARTARRRMTVVEQAMAPAGERAYGAGKSALAGFSALALGGLCYYGLGLSKSAGAIDQATFWPEYVKERIRSTYMYFGGSILVTAAGAALCLRSPTMMNLVARQGWLALGATMVAMIGSGMVARSIPYSPGFGAKQVAWMVHTGIMGAVLAPMCLLGGPLVARAALYTAGVVGGLSTVAVCAPSDKFLYMGGPLAIGLGVVFVSSLGSMFLSPTTVLGAGLHSMALYGGLILFSGFLLYDTQRIIKNAQIHPVAPLAQMRPYDPINNAISIYLDTVNIFIRILTILAGGGGRKK from the exons ATGATGCTGGCAAGAGTTTGTCGAGCTTCACTCGCACCCAACATCAACGGTCTACTCAAAGCACCAGTAGCTTCAAAGTCATTTGcaccaaaatttgaaactgTACGACTCTTTGCAAGCGATGGACGGACTAGCTTTGCTCGAACTGCCCGACGAAGGATGACTGTCGTTGAACAGGCAATGGCACCTGCCGGTGAACGTg CATATGGTGCTGGGAAAAGTGCTCTCGCAGGATTTTCAGCACTAGCTTTGGGTGGACTTTGTTACTATGGATTAGGGCTCTCCAAATCAGCTGGTGCCATTGATCAGGCAAC GTTTTGGCCAGAATATGTAAAAGAGCGAATCCGATCGACTTACATGTACTTTGGTGGTTCAATCTTAGTCACAGCTGCTGGCGCAGCTTTATGTCTCAGGTCTCCAACAATGATGAATCTTGTGGCAAGACAAGGATGGCTTGCTCTCGGAGCTACTATGGTTGCAATGATTGGTTCTGGCATGGTTGCGCGAAGTATTCCTTACAGTCCCGGATTTGGAGCTAAACAAGTTGCGTGGATGGTACACACTGGAATAATGGGTGCTGTTCTGGCACCCATGTGTCTTCTTGGAGGTCCTTTGGTAGCCAGAGCAGCCCTGTACACAGCTGGTGTGGTCGGTGGTCTTTCTACAGTTGCAGTTTGTGCCCCGAGCGACAAATTCCTGTACATGGGTGGCCCTCTCGCCATTGGTTTAGGTGTCGTTTTTGTTAGCTCTTTGGGTTCTATGTTTTTATCTCCCACCACCGTGCTTGGAGCTGGATTACATTCCATGGCTCTTTATGGTGGCTTGATACTCTTTTCCGGCTTTCTCCTATACGACACACAAAGGATTATAAAAAATGCCCAAATCCACCCTGTAGCACCACTCGCACAAATGAGGCCCTATGATCCGATCAACAA tgctATCTCAATCTATTTGGATACAGTCAATATCTTTATCCGAATTTTGACCATCTtggctggtggtggtggcagGAAGAAGTAA
- the LOC105686389 gene encoding TBC1 domain family member 25: MSGMFGCPREAVRVKVKKCEARHQPEYRKFSVDPQITSIEVLQSILIKAFDIKGEFTVSYRAIDDYGSETYLFLLSDWDLDAAFISASEPYLYLQVNLKPFGETGDCECDWEQNVQEVTTRHDTGFPYRTPKLPGLIMNKMERTLNMVQRALGNLGEDSHHTIQPPRPPLTDAEFRRFLDPIGQVTRSKELRAVIYFGGIEPSLRKVVWKHILNVYPDGMSGRERMDYMKRKAQEYQNLRERWRALVQKNLNVGDLGYVTGMVRKDVLRTDRHHKFYGGSDDNQNTASLFNILTTYALNHPSVSYCQGMSDLASPLLVTMRDEAQAYICLCALMQRLKDNFMLDGIAMTTKFAHLAEGLQHYDPDFYAYLKLHQADDLLFCYRWLLLEMKREFALEDALRMLEVLWAALPASPPNGELSLAEVSFPPASPPPSPNVKQIRENAYTKVCAIRRQSSSASIASGKRRNLSADEPPLETTSENGELKRSTSPYEAFSEPEYDLTSVKNRKNASGEKYMSTDCLPNKTKRGNLLELKEKLSVVNKEKNEQGDGEKKCARVVKNLNEFLNFTTLNKSKVTPSDERELRRVSSESGVVRVVRDETSSPDDSTDFFPMTTSMTRELRLELESLDRQVFGPSPLSEQQCDCVLSKRESEIVESETETEVARCSPAADVFVWENPLHSLQQRHHPTTPDEQADLEYDGEILEDQNGVKSVTPIRLLKRATRSESASDSEGTDSWRQNDNTTTQDVLPPPIQEHCEEATELTNLIPAGTSEDQLGTSSLPPPSEFGGGNPFLMFLCITLLLQHRDFVMRNQMDYNEMAMHFDKMVRRHNVARVLNQARQLFAGYLRRHSASGRQDYVNV, encoded by the exons ATGTCAGGAATGTTCGGATGCCCTAGGGAGGCTGTTCGAGTAAAAGTCAAG AAATGCGAAGCAAGACATCAGCCAGAATATCGAAAGTTCAGTGTTGATCCACAAATAACTTCTATTGAAGTTCTTCAGAGTATTTTAATCAAGGCTTTCGATATCAAAGG GGAATTTACCGTATCGTACCGAGCCATTGATGATTATGGCTCAGAAACGTATCTATTTTTACTATCTGACTGGGATTTGGATGCAGCATTCATAAG CGCATCTGAACCATACCTATATCTTCAAGTTAACTTGAAACCATTTGGGGAAACTGGAGACTGCGAGTGTGATTGGGAACAAAATGTTCAAGAAGTTACGACGAGACACGATACAGGTTTTCCTTATCGAACACCAAAATTACCTGGACTCATTATGAACAAG ATGGAAAGAACCTTGAACATGGTTCAACGAGCACTAGGAAATCTAGGTGAAGATTCACATCATACGATTCAACCCCCTCGACCTCCTCTGACCGACGCTGAGTTTCGTAGATTTTTAGATCCTATCGGACAAGTAACTCGATCCAAAGAACTACGGGCAGTAATTTATTTTGGCGGGATAGAGCCAAGTCTAAGGAAAGTGGTTTGGAAACATATTCTGAACGTTTATCCTGATGGTATGTCTGGAAGAGAACGAATGGACTACATGAAACGAAAGGCTCAGGAATATCAGAACTTGAGAGAAAGGTGGAGAGCCTTAGTGCAAAAAAATCTGAACGTCGGGGATCTGGGATATGTGACTGGAATGGTGAGAAAAGACGTACTGCGAACAGACAGGCATCACAAGTTCTACGGCGGGTCAGACGATAACCAAAATACAGCCagtttattcaatattttaacaACTTATGCACTGAATCATCCCAGCGTCAGCTATTGCCAAGGTATGAGCGATCTAGCTTCACCTTTGCTCGTTACAATGAGAGACGAAGCTCAGGCTTACATCTGCTTATGTGCTCTGATGCAGAGATTAAAAGACAACTTCATGCTCGATGGTATAGCTATGACCACAAAATTCGCCCACTTAGCTGAAG GTCTGCAGCATTACGATCCTGACTTTTATGCTTATTTGAAGTTGCACCAGGCAGACGACCTGCTCTTTTGCTACCGCTGGTTGTTATtagaaatgaaacgagaatTTGCTTTGGAAGATGCTTTGAGAATGCTCGAAGTCCTTTGGGCTGCTCTACCAGCATCCCCACCGAACGGGGAACTTTCCCTAGCCGAAGTTTCGTTTCCTCCGGCATCTCCACCTCCGAGTCCGAACGTTAAACAAATAAGAGAGAATGCCTACACTAAAGTTTGCGCTATAAGGCGCCAGAGTTCCTCAGCAAGTATTGCAAGTGGCAAAAGGAGAAATCTGAGCGCGGACGAACCTCCTTTAGAAACAACTAGTGAAAATGGAGAATTGAAGAG ATCTACGTCGCCTTACGAAGCATTCTCTGAACCTGAATACGATTTGACCTCtgtaaaaaacagaaagaacgCGTCTGGTGAGAAGTACATGAGCACAGATTGTCTACCGAATAAAACAAAGCGAGGTAACTTGCtagaattgaaggaaaaattgtccGTAGTGAATAAAGAGAAGAATGAACAGGgtgatggtgaaaaaaagtgcGCCAGGGTTGTTAAAAACCTCAACGAATTCCTAAACTTTACAACACTAAACAAGAGCAAAGTAACTCCAAGTGACGAAAGGGAGTTGAGAAGAGTTTCCAGCGAAAGCGGGGTGGTCAGAGTCGTCAGGGATGAAACAAGCTCTCCTGATGATTccactgatttttttcccatgaCAACTTCCATGACTAGAGAATTGAGACTGGAATTAGAATCGCTAGATCGCCAAGTATTTGGTCCCTCTCCTTTGAGCGAACAACAGTGCGACTGTGTTCTGTCAAAAAGGGAAAGTGAAATAGTAGAAAGTGAGACAGAAACTGAAGTAGCCAGATGCAGCCCTGCCGCTGATGTTTTTGTCTGGGAAAATCCGTTGCACTCTTTGCAGCAACGTCATCATCCTACTACCCCTGATGAACAAGCTGACTTAGAGTACGATGGGGAGATTTTAGAGGATCAGAATGGCGTGAAATCAGTGACACCGATCAGACTTCTGAAACGTGCAACAAG GTCGGAGTCAGCATCAGACAGCGAAGGGACGGACAGCTGGAGGCAAAACGATAATACAACGACGCAAGATGTTCTACCTCCACCGATTCAAGAGCACTGCGAAGAAGCGACCGAGTTAACGAATCTAATACCAGCAGGAACTAGTGAGGATCAATTGGGAACCAGTTCTTTGCCACCTCCTAGTGAATTCGGTGGTGGAAATCCATTTCTCATGTTTCTGTGCATAACACTGTTACTCCAACACCGTGATTTTGTAATGCGTAATCAAATGGATTATAACGAGATGGCTATGCATTTTGACAAGATGGTCAGACGGCATAACGTGGCAAGAGTATTAAATCAAGCTAGACAATTATTTGCTGGTTATTTGAGAAGACATTCAGCAAGTGGAAGACAAGATTACGTTaatgtttaa